The Patescibacteria group bacterium sequence TAGTGGTGGAATTTTAACCTATGCCAAACACAACTACAATGCTTATATTTTTAAAGATATAGATCAAATAATAAATATATTTGACGAACTACTACATAACCATCAACTAGAAACCAGGATACGCAACAATGCCTATAGAACAGCTGAAAAATATCGCACAATATCTTCTTCAGACGTACTAAAAAGGACTTTTTCTTTATGAACAGTTCATATTTCCAAAGAATCAAACAAAAAATGCAATACCTTATTCGTTATGCATATATTTCTCCTCAAAAAAATATCGTTACTTTATATAAAACATGGTTCTATGTAATTATGGATCTTTTCCCCTGGAAAAAGGGTAGAGTAGTAACTCACATCCTGAATAACGGGACACGATTCCTAATCCGACTACATTCATTCGATATGATTATTCTTAATGAAATATATATTCTTAATCTTTACTTACCTTTCACTTCTTTAATTAAAAAAGGAGATGTAATAGATATTGGAGCACATATTGGTATTTTTTCAGTATTCGCTGTTCATACATTTAAACCTCATCGTGTTCTTGCCTTTGAACCATACACTCCCAATTTTTCATTATTGAAAAAAAATATAGAGTATAATAAGCTCACGTCAATCATCTTACCCATCAAATTAGCAGTAGGGGAAAGAAATGGCAAAGGCAATCTTTTTATTGATGAAAAAAACACAGGGGGTCATTCACTACATACTAATCTCCTCTCAAAATCAGAACATAAAGAAATTATCTCCATCACCACTCTTGATAATATCTTCACAACCCATTCAATTAAGAATTGTTCAATACTTAAACTAGATTGTGAAGGTGCAGAATACGATATTCTCAAAGCTGCATCAGACGAAACACTTAAAAAAATACAATTAATTATTCTCGAATATCATCCCAACTATTCACTTGAAAAACTGCAATCTTTTCTAAAAAACAAAGGATTTATTATTTCACCCGGAAGATCGGGTTTTCCTATTCTATTTGCTATTAAAAGATAAGTAAGAAATAATTTTTACTGCACAAGCGCTCTTACATCTTCCTTAAGTGGTTTACCAAATTTTTGTTCATATACTCTTGCGATATCTTCAGCATGTTTTTCATTTTTAACACAAGAAGTATATGTTACATACAACAAAACATAACCCTGCGCATATGCAGGATCGCCTGCAACGACAGTTTGGAATGCTGAGAGAGCTTTTGCACAATCTCTCTTTGCCAAAAAATACGTTCCTTTACCAACAAGTGATGTTTTCTCCTCAGGATGTATTGCAAGTGCTTTATCATAAAATAAATTAGCAAGTTCCATGTCATTGTATTTCAAAAGAATATATTTCCCCGAAAAACCGTAAGCTACAGCATACAGAACAGGAAACTCTGCTATAGTAAGATTGCGCTCTGC is a genomic window containing:
- a CDS encoding FkbM family methyltransferase, whose product is MNSSYFQRIKQKMQYLIRYAYISPQKNIVTLYKTWFYVIMDLFPWKKGRVVTHILNNGTRFLIRLHSFDMIILNEIYILNLYLPFTSLIKKGDVIDIGAHIGIFSVFAVHTFKPHRVLAFEPYTPNFSLLKKNIEYNKLTSIILPIKLAVGERNGKGNLFIDEKNTGGHSLHTNLLSKSEHKEIISITTLDNIFTTHSIKNCSILKLDCEGAEYDILKAASDETLKKIQLIILEYHPNYSLEKLQSFLKNKGFIISPGRSGFPILFAIKR